The genome window CGCCCTCGACGAGCGGGGCGTGGGCGCCGGCGAGCGCGTCGCCATCGTGTCCCAGAACGCGGCCCGGATGCTGGTCTCGTTCTTCGGCGTCGCCGGGTACGGGCGCATCCTCGTCCCGATCAACTTCCGGCTGAACCGGGACGAGGTCGCCTACATCGTCGAGCACTCCGGGGCGTCGATGCTGCTGATCGACCCCGAGCTCGAGGCGTCGCTCGCCGGGGTGGACGCCAAGCACCGCCTCGTGCTCGGCACGGCCACCGACGCCGAGCTGTACCTCGAGGGCCGGGAGCCCGAGCCCCCCGTGCTCGACGAGGACGCCACCGCGACCATCAACTACACGAGCGGCACGACCGCCCGCCCGAAGGGGGTGCAGCTCACCCACCGCACGGTGTGGCACAACGCGGTGACGTTCGGGTGGCACGCGGCGGTGACCGACCGCGACGTGTACCTCCACACGCTGCCGATGTTCCACTGCAACGGCTGGGGCATGCCCTTCGCCACGACGGCCATGGGGGTGCCCCAGGTCGTGCTGCGCAAGGTCGACGGCGCCGAGATCCTGCGCCGCGTCGAGCGCCACGGCGTCACCCTGCTGTGCGGGGCGCCGGCCGTCGTCAACGCCATCCTCGACGCCGCCGCCAGCTGGGACGGCGAGGTGCCCGGCCGGGACCGCGTGCGCATGGTCGTCGCCGGCGCGCCCCCGCCCACGAGGACGATCGAGCGGGTGGAGACCGAGCTCGGCTGGGAGTTCATCCAGATCTACGGCCTGACCGAGACGGCCCCGCTGCTCACGATCAACCGGTCGCGC of Acidimicrobiales bacterium contains these proteins:
- a CDS encoding AMP-binding protein — translated: MKVTTEEGQMKVPLTVSDFLQRAELVYGERVGVVDEPDQPAGSLGELTYRRIAELARAQAAALDERGVGAGERVAIVSQNAARMLVSFFGVAGYGRILVPINFRLNRDEVAYIVEHSGASMLLIDPELEASLAGVDAKHRLVLGTATDAELYLEGREPEPPVLDEDATATINYTSGTTARPKGVQLTHRTVWHNAVTFGWHAAVTDRDVYLHTLPMFHCNGWGMPFATTAMGVPQVVLRKVDGAEILRRVERHGVTLLCGAPAVVNAILDAAASWDGEVPGRDRVRMVVAGAPPPTRTIERVETELGWEFIQIYGLTETAPLLTINRSREEWDGLDPHERAVRLGRAGAPALGVSLRISDDGEVLARSNVVLEGYWENPEATEEALADGWFHTGDGGSIDDEHYLSISDRKKDVIISGGENVSSIEVEDTLFSHPAVAEVAVIGVPDDKWGETVKALVVLAEGQSATEAELIGWCRDRLAHYKCPTSVEFRDVLARTATGKLQKYKLRQPYWEGRDRLVN